The following are encoded together in the Adhaeribacter arboris genome:
- a CDS encoding eCIS core domain-containing protein, whose amino-acid sequence MFSTAEKTVKSAPAIQQKAAGTSFFKKAGEEGFFGAKETAKPENASFFNAPVQAKLKVSSPDDPQEKEADAVAEQVMRMPEPIVSASVENKKEEKLARKEEEEVQSKSEISEINSIQAKEEPEPKLAAKLSSSAIKLARQATEQQESSGNKSDTEYAVSRKNNPLYPASILQRSGRGSPPGAAPFEQTLAASKGEGTAMPDSTRQFMENRFQADFSGVRIHTGSTAESLSSSIQAQAFAHGNDIYFNKGKFSPDSTAGRTLLAHELTHTIQQGASKTNVPAAKRSSVATKKSFPSPVVSRLPSNLSAGQAIRAPEEASCHQEPKIQLKDEADLTPKKAPEIGALPTKTELSTWQVNHKGKLQPAGNTAVPERTAIEEIQPKEEAQEKENATDSSPPFLQKQPVVETPAISTAFRSATEPNSTLSVEPTSIAVPSISPTSAQPISAPENSLSSRAPPIGQISQNASQNVVQCALYDNALARVSEFLTDLPGLADLADPKGWLLGKVRQFASYIPGYRALGVILGHDPITGQEIPRSGRNFLEAGLDIIPGGNLLKQKLEELGILEQAAAWIDTQIDTIKGIVESVRSEFTNAWNAIDAGSILDGPMAIVRNLGNILERALNNIIDFARRAAGELLDIIKKFLLTHIVSFIKEHTSAYELLKVILGKDPITDEPVERNGTNILNALLELGGEEGREQRKQMQETGTFQKAVAWIDRGIAVFGNLYATIRSNFNLIWNVVSIESLLHPVDTFNRIYETFAAPVRQVLDFVRDALVAILGFIKEALMSRLSTWAKTVKGYSLVTVIIGKDPFTNQTVPRTVENMIHGFMSLMDGGEEQFNQMKESGAIARAEQRVKAAVDRLNMTPQYVVQLFLDLWNSFSFADLANPIAAFQRILDRFGEPIGRLIAFVVEIIRIVIDILLQVMQFPTDLIQNIVAKAMQAIEMIKRDPIGFLKNLLRAIKEGFLQFFGNILTHLWNGLKAWFLSEVQAAGIPIPTDFTVMGIIKWLLAVLDVTMDKIWKKLEEKIGKEKVDKIRKFIDKAEQIANAAGEAYEFVQDVRKRGFMVVIVEKIKEKLTNVWDLVLDSVKSFVMDQIINKAIQKVLSMLDPTGIMAVINSAIALYKAIQSFIRYLRQMLEIVNSFVEGTLEIAKGATKKAANFLENSLGRGVPIVIGFLANQIGLNLSSRLRDALTTVREKVDAGLTWLIGKLVTIVEKVVELGRAAAKALLEWWKAKTKFTAEDQEEHTIYFEGSESNATLIIRSEPKPYTKFLDKYEEELGSQKLTKAQEKALSDARKKSKEIERRQQDEIGGTTDAQKEKNKQKKADDIQKLVDELGVLSKPLFGSEKPKDWEISHNGDDSTFATKMEAKRIYKIAAITDKGSAPTKKAHPIFDKLALRTKGNGFYYVRGHLLNDNLGGPGQWNNMTALSIKGNSNHISSVESLVKAAFDMSAVIHYKVEPRGTHAAKVPTSRDKPKFTRISDIELQFSKVKDIVTAESKICKQLKCSAHTMKKEGNKWVDDKEIVTSTVDNPIETDYSTYEVGDSIPLPTVNLTTGANRAKLADVIDFSGNKASFAQKVWRMVDHKIETTEVGFGTYEGLANYQIVKGDAVVLKFTTAEKNYINDELKNNKNVVL is encoded by the coding sequence ATTAATAGCATTCAGGCTAAAGAAGAACCCGAGCCCAAACTAGCAGCCAAGTTATCTTCCTCGGCTATAAAATTGGCCCGACAAGCCACCGAACAGCAGGAATCTAGTGGGAATAAGAGTGATACAGAATATGCGGTAAGCAGAAAAAATAACCCACTTTATCCTGCCAGTATCCTACAGCGTAGCGGACGAGGTTCGCCGCCGGGAGCAGCTCCGTTTGAACAAACCTTAGCTGCTTCGAAAGGGGAAGGCACAGCTATGCCCGATTCTACCCGGCAGTTTATGGAAAACCGTTTCCAGGCCGATTTCAGTGGCGTTCGCATTCATACAGGTTCAACGGCAGAGAGCTTAAGCAGCAGCATTCAGGCGCAGGCTTTTGCGCACGGCAACGATATTTATTTTAATAAAGGTAAGTTCTCCCCGGACTCTACTGCCGGCCGGACTTTGCTGGCTCATGAGCTTACCCACACCATTCAGCAGGGTGCCAGTAAAACGAATGTTCCTGCCGCTAAAAGGAGTTCGGTAGCTACTAAGAAAAGTTTTCCGTCTCCGGTAGTTTCCCGGTTACCTTCTAACTTATCTGCTGGTCAGGCAATCAGAGCACCGGAAGAGGCAAGTTGTCATCAGGAACCAAAAATTCAGCTAAAAGACGAAGCCGACCTAACACCTAAAAAAGCGCCGGAAATAGGTGCTTTACCAACAAAAACAGAATTAAGTACTTGGCAGGTAAACCACAAAGGTAAATTACAGCCAGCCGGGAATACTGCTGTTCCTGAACGAACCGCAATAGAAGAAATTCAGCCGAAAGAAGAAGCGCAGGAAAAAGAAAATGCAACGGATAGTTCGCCTCCCTTTCTTCAAAAACAACCAGTAGTCGAAACCCCGGCAATAAGCACAGCATTTAGGTCTGCTACAGAACCAAATAGTACTTTGTCGGTAGAACCAACTTCCATAGCGGTTCCTTCCATTTCTCCTACAAGTGCCCAGCCCATATCTGCTCCGGAAAATAGCTTAAGCTCGCGGGCGCCCCCCATTGGGCAGATTTCCCAAAATGCTAGCCAAAATGTAGTACAATGCGCTTTGTACGACAATGCTTTGGCGCGGGTAAGTGAATTTTTAACGGATTTACCCGGACTAGCCGATTTAGCGGACCCGAAAGGTTGGTTATTAGGTAAAGTACGGCAGTTTGCTTCGTATATTCCCGGTTACCGGGCTTTAGGTGTTATTCTGGGCCACGACCCTATCACGGGTCAGGAAATCCCCCGCAGTGGCCGCAACTTCCTGGAAGCAGGTTTAGACATTATTCCGGGCGGTAATCTCTTAAAACAAAAATTAGAAGAACTAGGTATTCTGGAGCAGGCTGCCGCATGGATCGATACCCAAATTGATACCATAAAAGGCATTGTTGAAAGTGTCCGGTCAGAATTTACCAATGCCTGGAATGCCATTGATGCGGGCAGCATTCTGGATGGCCCGATGGCTATTGTCCGCAACCTTGGTAATATTCTCGAAAGAGCATTAAACAACATTATTGATTTTGCCCGCCGGGCCGCCGGCGAACTGCTCGATATAATAAAAAAATTCCTGCTCACCCACATTGTCAGCTTCATTAAAGAACATACTTCCGCCTACGAACTGTTAAAAGTTATTCTAGGGAAAGATCCGATAACCGATGAACCGGTAGAGCGCAACGGCACGAATATATTAAATGCCTTGCTGGAGCTAGGCGGCGAAGAAGGTCGGGAACAACGCAAACAAATGCAGGAAACCGGCACTTTCCAAAAAGCCGTCGCTTGGATCGACCGGGGTATTGCCGTGTTCGGCAATTTATACGCTACTATCCGCAGTAATTTTAATTTAATCTGGAATGTGGTATCCATTGAAAGCTTACTGCACCCGGTAGATACTTTCAATCGTATTTACGAAACCTTTGCCGCTCCTGTAAGGCAAGTGCTTGATTTTGTACGAGATGCCCTGGTAGCTATTCTAGGCTTTATTAAAGAAGCCTTAATGAGCCGCTTAAGTACCTGGGCCAAAACCGTAAAAGGCTACAGCTTGGTAACCGTTATTATCGGTAAAGATCCCTTTACCAACCAAACCGTTCCCCGCACCGTCGAAAATATGATTCATGGCTTTATGAGCCTCATGGACGGCGGGGAAGAACAATTTAATCAGATGAAGGAATCGGGTGCTATTGCCCGGGCCGAACAACGCGTGAAAGCAGCGGTAGATCGATTAAATATGACCCCGCAATATGTCGTGCAGTTGTTCCTGGATTTATGGAATTCTTTCAGCTTTGCCGACTTAGCCAATCCTATTGCCGCCTTCCAGCGGATATTAGACCGGTTCGGCGAACCTATTGGCCGTTTGATTGCCTTTGTGGTAGAAATTATCCGGATTGTAATAGATATTCTGCTGCAAGTCATGCAGTTCCCCACTGATTTAATTCAGAATATCGTGGCCAAGGCCATGCAGGCCATTGAGATGATTAAACGCGATCCGATTGGTTTCCTGAAGAATTTGCTGCGCGCTATTAAAGAAGGTTTCCTGCAATTTTTCGGCAATATCCTGACACATCTTTGGAATGGATTGAAAGCCTGGTTCCTGTCGGAGGTGCAAGCCGCCGGTATCCCGATACCTACCGATTTTACCGTGATGGGCATTATTAAATGGCTGCTGGCCGTGTTGGATGTTACCATGGATAAAATCTGGAAAAAGCTGGAAGAAAAAATTGGTAAAGAAAAAGTAGATAAAATTCGCAAGTTTATAGATAAAGCCGAGCAAATCGCGAATGCCGCCGGTGAGGCCTACGAATTTGTGCAGGATGTACGTAAGCGGGGCTTTATGGTAGTTATCGTCGAAAAAATAAAAGAAAAGTTAACAAACGTGTGGGATTTGGTACTCGATTCGGTGAAAAGCTTTGTGATGGATCAGATTATAAATAAAGCCATCCAGAAGGTATTGAGCATGTTAGATCCTACCGGAATTATGGCCGTGATTAACAGCGCCATTGCCTTGTACAAAGCCATTCAAAGCTTTATTCGTTACTTGCGGCAAATGCTGGAAATTGTAAACTCGTTCGTGGAAGGAACCTTGGAAATTGCCAAAGGCGCCACCAAAAAAGCCGCTAACTTCCTGGAAAATTCTTTGGGCCGCGGGGTCCCCATTGTTATTGGCTTCCTGGCGAACCAGATTGGCTTAAACCTGAGCAGTCGCCTGCGCGATGCCTTAACTACGGTACGGGAAAAAGTAGATGCCGGACTTACCTGGCTGATTGGTAAGTTGGTAACGATTGTGGAGAAGGTGGTGGAACTGGGAAGAGCAGCAGCGAAAGCCTTGTTAGAATGGTGGAAGGCCAAAACTAAATTTACAGCAGAAGATCAAGAAGAGCATACCATTTATTTTGAAGGAAGTGAATCAAATGCTACCCTGATTATTAGGAGTGAGCCTAAACCCTATACTAAGTTTTTAGATAAGTATGAAGAAGAGTTAGGTAGTCAGAAACTTACCAAAGCTCAAGAAAAAGCGCTGAGCGACGCTCGAAAGAAATCAAAAGAAATTGAAAGAAGACAGCAAGATGAAATTGGAGGAACCACAGACGCCCAAAAAGAGAAAAACAAACAAAAAAAAGCGGATGACATTCAAAAATTAGTGGATGAGTTAGGTGTTCTTTCTAAACCATTATTTGGTTCGGAAAAACCGAAGGATTGGGAAATTAGCCATAATGGCGATGATTCAACATTTGCTACCAAAATGGAAGCTAAACGAATTTATAAAATAGCAGCTATTACGGATAAAGGCTCGGCTCCTACTAAGAAAGCGCACCCAATATTTGATAAGTTGGCTCTTCGAACCAAAGGTAATGGTTTTTACTATGTTAGAGGACACTTGCTAAATGACAATCTCGGTGGGCCAGGCCAGTGGAATAATATGACCGCCTTATCTATCAAAGGAAACAGCAATCATATTAGTTCAGTAGAAAGTTTAGTGAAAGCTGCCTTTGATATGAGCGCTGTGATTCACTACAAGGTAGAACCAAGAGGTACTCATGCCGCCAAAGTTCCAACCAGCAGGGATAAACCTAAGTTTACCCGTATCAGTGACATCGAACTGCAATTTTCAAAAGTAAAGGATATTGTTACAGCGGAATCAAAGATCTGTAAGCAATTAAAATGTTCTGCCCATACCATGAAAAAGGAAGGAAATAAGTGGGTAGACGATAAAGAAATTGTGACTAGCACCGTGGATAATCCCATTGAAACCGATTATTCTACTTACGAAGTTGGGGATTCCATTCCGCTACCAACCGTTAATCTTACCACGGGAGCAAATAGAGCTAAATTGGCGGATGTAATTGATTTTAGCGGCAACAAAGCAAGTTTCGCGCAAAAAGTATGGAGAATGGTAGATCATAAAATTGAAACGACAGAAGTAGGATTTGGCACGTATGAAGGCTTGGCTAATTACCAAATAGTAAAAGGTGACGCGGTTGTTTTGAAATTTACAACTGCTGAGAAAAACTATATCAATGATGAGCTTAAAAATAACAAGAATGTTGTCTTATAA